The genomic segment ACATCGCCGACGTCGCGACGCCGGAGAACCGGGCGAAGAGCTTCGGGCTGATGGGCGTCGCCTTCGGCGTCGGCTTCGTGCTCGGTCCGGCGCTCGGCGGCCTCGCCGGCGAGCTCGGGCCGCGGGTGCCGTTCTTCGCGGCGGCGGCGCTGTCGGCGGTCAACTTCGCGATCGGCTGGGTGTTCCTGAAGGAGAGCCTGCCGCCCGAGCGGCGCCGGCCGTTCTCGCTCGCCCGCGCCAATCCGCTCGGGGCGCTCCGCCAGATGCGCCGGCACCCGACCATCCTCGGCCTCGGCGCGGTGATCGTGATCTACCAGATCGCCCACGACGCCAACCCGTCGGTGTGGGCCTACGCCGCCAAGCTGCGCTTCGGCTGGAGCGAGGGCGAGATCGGGCTGTCGCTCGCCGCCGTCGGCGTCGCCATGGCGGTGGTGATGGGCGGCCTGATCGGGCCCGTGGTGAAGCGCTTCGGCGAATGGCGGGCGGCGCTCGCCGGCCTGCTGCTCGCCGCCGTCGGCTTCACCGGCTACGCCTTCGCGACGGCGGGCTGGGTGATGTTCGTCTTCGTCGTGCCCTTCGCCTTCATCGGCCTGATCGAGCCCTCGATCCGGGCGATCGCGGTCGGGCGGATGCCCGAGGACGCCCAGGGCGAACTCCAGGGCGCCATCGCCAGCCTGAAGAGCCTGACCATGGTGCTGTCGCCGATCCTGATGACGCGTCTGTTCGCCTGGTTCACCGGCGCCGACGCGCCGGTCTACTTTCCCGGCGCGCCGTTCCTGGCGGCGTCCGTGCTGCTCGTGGTCGGCGCGGCGCTGCTGACGCGGGAGAAGGCGCGGGACGCCGGCTGAACCGGCGCCCCCCCACGGGGCCGAAGAGGTCAGGCCCGCTCGGGCACCGGCGCCTCGCCCTTGCGCTCGCGGATCAGGTTGACGAAGCGGCGGAACAGGTAGTGGCTGTCCTGCGGGCCGGGGCTCGCCTCCGGATGGTACTGCACCGAGAAGGCCGGCTTGTCCTTGAGGCGGATGCCGCAGTTGGAGCCGTCGAACAGCGAGACGTGGGTCTCCTCGACGCTGTCCGGCAGACTGGTGGTGTCGACCGCGAAGCCGTGGTTCATCGAGGTGATCTCGACCTTGCCGGTGGTGTGGTCCATCACCGGGTGGTTCGC from the Oharaeibacter diazotrophicus genome contains:
- a CDS encoding TCR/Tet family MFS transporter; the encoded protein is MADGRARGGLLFVFLTVLLDVVGIGMVIPILPSLIGELTGETVSAAAVDGGWLIFVYAGMQFLFAPVIGNLSDRFGRRPLLLASVATFGLDNLICALAPNLAWLFLGRTLAGISGGSYTTAGAYIADVATPENRAKSFGLMGVAFGVGFVLGPALGGLAGELGPRVPFFAAAALSAVNFAIGWVFLKESLPPERRRPFSLARANPLGALRQMRRHPTILGLGAVIVIYQIAHDANPSVWAYAAKLRFGWSEGEIGLSLAAVGVAMAVVMGGLIGPVVKRFGEWRAALAGLLLAAVGFTGYAFATAGWVMFVFVVPFAFIGLIEPSIRAIAVGRMPEDAQGELQGAIASLKSLTMVLSPILMTRLFAWFTGADAPVYFPGAPFLAASVLLVVGAALLTREKARDAG